In a single window of the Acyrthosiphon pisum isolate AL4f chromosome X, pea_aphid_22Mar2018_4r6ur, whole genome shotgun sequence genome:
- the LOC115034470 gene encoding probable lysine-specific demethylase 4B has protein sequence MSSTNNSTPKIMVFRPTWKEFKDFSSYIEVMESQGAHKAGVAKVIPPPEWKPRKNNYDANDIMSLIIPAPIRQNVKGTQGIYEQINVKEKAMTVADFKIMSESEKYKTPSHFDYSDLERKFWKNVIYNSPLYGADVSGSITDEDVNVWNINKLGTILDYVNEDYGIRIEGVNTAYLYFGMWKTSFAWHTEDMDLYSINYLHYGYPKTWYAVPPEHGHRLEKVASEMYPFYASICPAFLRHKVAIISPNKLKKYSIPYNHITQEENEIIITFPFGYHAGFNHGFNIAEATNFATPRWVDYGKRASQCHCCRDSINISMDTFVKRIQPEKYELWLKGYDINTHPEDPSCTPDKRTPSKSGLLCNIK, from the exons aTGTCTTCTACTAATAACAGTACACCTAAGATCATGGTTTTCAGACCAACATGGAAAGAGTTTAAAGATTTTAGTAGCTACATTGAGGTGATGGAGTCGCAAGGGGCTCACAAGGCTGGTGTGGCAAaa GTTATACCACCACCTGAGTGGAAACCAAGAAAGAATAATTATGATGCAAATGATATTATGAGTTTGATAATTCCTGCTCCAATCCGTCAA AATGTAAAAGGTACACAAGGCATTTATGAACAAATTAATGTAAAAGAGAAAGCTATGACAGTAGCTGATTTCAAAATAATGTCAGAGTCTGAAAAATATAAGACACCTAGCCACTTTGATTATAGTGATCTTGAAagaaaattttggaaaaatgttatttataactcTCCATTGTATGGTGCAGATGTATCTGGATCTATAACTGATGAAGATgttaat GTTTGGAATATAAATAAGTTAGGAACAATATTGGATTATGTAAATGAAGATTATGGTATAAGGATTGAAGGTGTTAATACAGCGTATTTGTACTTCGGAATGTGGAAAACCTCATTTGCATGGCACACCGAAGACATGGACTTGTATAGCATAAACTATTTACACTATGGATATCCAAAGACATG gtatGCAGTACCTCCAGAACATGGTCACCGCCTAGAAAAAGTGGCTAGTGAAATGTATCCATTCTATGCTTCGATATGCCCTGCATTTCTCCGACACAAAGTGGCTATAATATCTcctaataagttaaaaaaatattctataccatataatcat aTCACACAAGaggaaaatgaaataattataacattccCCTTTGGATATCACGCCGGTTTTAATCATGGCTTTAATATAGCCGAAGCCACCAATTTTGCAACACCACGTTGGGTGGATTATGGTAAAAGAGCTTCACAGTGTCATTGCTGTCGAGATTCGATAAACATCAGTATGGATACATTTGTTAAACGCATACAACCTGAGAAGTATGAGTTGTGGCTTAAAGGATATGATATCAATACTCATCCAGAAGATCCTTCTTGTACTCCAGATAAGCGCACGCCTAGTAAATCTGGCTTATTATGTAACATTAAGTAA